The genomic interval GAGCTGGAGATCggaggagaggcgaaggGGCGCGGAGCAGGCGACAGACCCCGCTCTCCCTCAGCACCTGTCTATCAGTCCTCAGCACCGGAGTCACACGTAgaagcgcagcgcgtgcgtaGTGTCCCGCAAAAGAAGCGACCAAGACCCGacatacacacgtgcatACGCAGCGAACACTCGCCCTATACGTATGGTGCCCGAGCAATGTCCTGTCGCCAGGCTCCactgtgcacgcgcgtgttgCACGTCCGTCAGATCTTTGACGAGGCCGCAGCCTGCAGTAGCGGCAGCAACTTCTTCTCGATTTCGGACACCGTCGCACCGGGAGCGAAGCGGCACACGGCATGGCCGTCCTTGTCCACCAGGAACGCCGTGAAGTTCCACTTCACAAGCGTCGTGCCGAGAATACCCTTGCACGTGTTCTTCAAGTAGTGATACAGCGGGTGCTCGTGCTCGCCGTTGACACAGACCTTCTCCATAATAGGGAACTCAGCCTTGAAACGCGTGCAGGCGAAACttttcacctcctcctccgttccAGGCTCCTGACCGGCGAACTGGTTGCACGGGAACGCCAGTACCATGAAGCCGAGATGCTTGTACTTGTTGTATAGCGCCGTGGCTGTCTCGTAGCCGCCCTTGGTGAAGCCGCACTTGCTGGCTACGTTGTAGATGAGAAGCGGGTGCCCCTTGTGCTGGCCAAGGTCGTATGGCTGGTGGTCGCTGCCATTGACCTTGAAGTCGTAGATAGAAGACGcctgtgccgcagcggcggcgcggggaAAAGGTGGCAAGCGCAGCATGTCAGGCCTGTACGGGAGTGCGgtaccgcagcagcagaggcaacACGTATCTGACGTGCGTGCCTACCTTTTCGCTGTGAGCGTCGTGCACTTAATTGCTCGATGACCGTGTTGGCAGGGGTGCATGCACGTGTGTAGGTGtatgcgtgcacgcgctgggacgcagctgcgcgccttCTGTTGGCAGACGGACACTGAGGACAGGGAAGAGATAGGAGGTGTGATggatggggaggggtggaggagcaTCATCAGGCAAAGATACCCACAtcaaggagaggggagggacgAGGAATGTGGAGTGGTGGCAcggtgcacatgcgcatgGAATCGAAACGCAGAAACACGCATCCACGCAggcgagaggagggagagaacaGTAATCATAAGGATCATCAAGGCCGCAATCAGCGACGTCTGCGTGTATCACGCGCTGGAACATGTCCTTCAGTGCCGTGCCGCAGGCCGCCGTATCACAGCATCCATCATCCTCCAGGGGGGAGGTCCGCACGAAGACTGAAGTCCTTGTACATCTTTCCGCATacctctgtgtgcgtgtgtgtgtgtgtgtatgtgtgtgtgttttcgaCTGCAAAGGCGCCACAGTGGACGAATAAGgtggagatggagaaggggagggacaACAGACACGCAAGCCATGCGCTCACGACTTGACGGATGACGGTGCGCGGAGTGAAAGACAAGTAGAAATGCTCGTTGGGGAGTATTCGACGGCGGGTAAGAACAGAATGACGCGGTCgagggaggagaaaagaaaggagaggaggtggaggagggggaggggtgcgaggggcacatgtgcacacagacacatagGTGTGGGAAGGAGCGAGGGacagaaaaagggggagaagcgGACGTGATGCGTACGTACGTATGTTGCTCGTTGACTCTTACACCCTCTGTCAACGTGCGATCAGCTGAGCTACActgcgtgcacacacaaaatACACAGAGCACAAGGTAGAGCAGcccacacagacgcacaacGAGGCAGCTGCCTGCTTCTTTCTTCCGTCGCTTCTGCACTGCTGGTTCTTGCTCATCCGCACCACAGATGCAATACCACCCCAACATACTGCGAAACGTACGCCACCCCGCgtttctgtgtgtttgtgtgcgtgtgtgcgcgcgcgccgaaATGAACCATGGCTGTGCGGAAGCCAAACCAACATGGAGAGGCAAGCGCAGTAACATCCACAGTCGAAACCACTTTGGAATTGATGAATGCGCAACCATCATGGCGTACAGGTGGAAACGGGTGGAGAAAGCGACGCCCACACCACACAGCTGCCTTCCCCTTcgctccctcctcgcccgcAAGCTTCCCAGGGCACACATGCAGGCAAGGGAAGAGAACGAAACAGGACGCGTCTCCGTGGGTCAgcaataaaaaaaaaaaaggggtgAGGAAGTGCCGATGAaagatgatgatgatgatgatgcggGTCGACAAGTGCACGAATGAGACACCAGAGAGAAGGCAAAAcagaaacgaaagaaaacgcTCAAAGAAgtggggtgggcggggtgCGCAACGGTACGTGCGTGACTGTATGCACTTAGTGAGGCCTGCTGCCCGACCGAGGGCAGCTGTGCAGTACCGCTTCCAAGATGTCCCGAGAAATATGCTTGGCATCGTTAGGTGGGGTATACAGGGCGCGCAGACGGCACTACATCACTCGCTACCCTCCATCGGCTAAGGCCCCTGCATCTCTCCATCCGGTGCCCTTCACGATTGAGTGCTTGGCAACACCTTTGCATCGCCACTGTCGGCCTGCAGTAGCGGCAGCAACTTCTTCTCGATTTCGGACACCGTCGCACCGGGAGCGAAGCGGCACACGGCATGGCCGTCCTTGTCCACCAGGAACGCCGTGAAGTTCCACTTCACAAGCGTCGTGCCGAGAATACCCTTGCACGTGTTCTTCAAGTAGTGATACAGCGGGTGCTCGTGCTCGCCGTTGACACAGACCTTCTCCATAATAGGGAACTCAGCCTTGAAACGCGTGCAGGCGAAACttttcacctcctcctccgttccAGGCTCCTGACCGGCGAACTGGTTGCACGGGAACGCCAGTACCATGAAGCCGAGATGCTTGTACTTGTTGTATAGCGCCGTGGCTGTCTCGTAGCCGCCCTTGGTGAAGCCGCACTTGCTGGCTACGTTGTAGATGAGAAGCGGGTGCCCCTTGTGCTGGCCAAGGTCGTATGGCTGGTGGTCGCTGCCATTGACCTTGAAGTCGTAGATAGAAGACGcctgtgccgcagcggcggcgcggggaAAAGGTGGCAAGCGCAGCATGTCAGGCCTGTACGGGAGTGCGgtaccgcagcagcagaggcaacACGTATCTGACGTGCGTGCCTACCTTTTCGCTGTGAGCGTCGTGCACTTAATTGCTCGATGACCGTGTTGGCAGGGGTGCATGCACGTGTGTAGGTGtatgcgtgcacgcgctgggacgcagctgcgcgccttCTGTTGGCAGACGGACACTGAGGACAGGGAAGAGATAGGAGGTGTGATggatggggaggggtggaggagcaTCATCAGGCAAAGATACCCACAtcaaggagaggggagggacgAGGAATGTGGAGTGGTGGCAcggtgcacatgcgcatgGAATCGAAACGCAGAAACACGCATCCACGCAggcgagaggagggagagaacaGTAATCATAAGGATCATCAAGGCCGCAATCAGCGACGTCTGCGTGTATCACGCGCTGGAACATGTCCTTCAGTGCCGTGCCGCAGGCCGCCGTATCACAGCATCCATCATCCTCCAGGGGGGAGGTCCGCACGAAGACTGAAGTCCTTGTACATCTTTCCGCATacctctgtgtgcgtgtgtgtgtgtgtgtatgtgtgtgtgttttcgaCTGCAAAGGCGCCACAGTGGACGAATAAGgtggagatggagaaggggagggacaACAGACACGCAAGCCATGCGCTCACGACTTGACGGATGACGGTGCGCGGAGTGAAAGACAAGTAGAAATGCTCGTTGGGGAGTATTCGACGGCGGGTAAGAACAGAATGACGCGGTCgagggaggagaaaagaaaggagaggaggtggaggagggggaggggtgcgaggggcacatgtgcacacagacacatagGTGTGGGAAGGAGCGAGGGacagaaaaagggggagaagcgGACGTGATGCGTACGTACGTATGTTGCTCGTTGACTCTTACACCCTCTGTCAACGTGCGATCAGCTGAGCTACActgcgtgcacacacaaaatACACAGAGCACAAGGTAGAGCAGcccacacagacgcacaacGAGGCAGCTGCCTGCTTCTTTCTTCCGTCGCTTCTGCACTGCTGGTTCTTGCTCATCCGCACCACAGATGCAATACCACCCCAACATACTGCGAAACGTACGCCACCCCGCgtttctgtgtgtttgtgtgcgtgtgtgcgcgcgcgccgaaATGAACCATGGCTGTGCGGAAGCCAAACCAACATGGAGAGGCAAGCGCAGTAACATCCACAGTCGAAACCACTTTGGAATTGATGAATGCGCAACCATCATGGCGTACAGGTGGAAACGGGTGGAGAAAGCGACGCCCACACCACACAGCTGCCTTCCCCTTcgctccctcctcgcccgcAAGCTTCCCAGGGCACACATGCAGGCAAGGGAAGAGAACGAAACAGGACGCGTCTCCGTGGGTCAgcaataaaaaaaaaaaaggggtgAGGAAGTGCCGATGAaagatgatgatgatgatgatgcggGTCGACAAGTGCACGAATGAGACACCAGAGAGAAGGCAAAAcagaaacgaaagaaaacgcTCAAAGAAgtggggtgggcggggtgCGCAACGGTACGTGCGTGACTGTATGCACTTAGTGAGGCCTGCTGCCCGACCGAGGGCAGCTGTGCAGTACCGCTTCCAAGATGTCCCGAGAAATATGCTTGGCATCGTTAGGTGGGGTATACAGGGCGCGCAGACGGCACTACATCACTCGCTACCCTCCATCGGCTAAGGCCCCTGCATCTCTCCATCCGGTGCCCTTCACGATTGAGTGCTTGGCAACACCTTTGCATCGCCACTGTCGGCCTGCAGTAGCGGCAGCAACTTCTTCTCGATTTCGGACACCGTCGCACCGGGAGCGAAGCGGCACACGGCATGGCCGTCCTTGTCCACCAGGAACGCCGTGAAGTTCCACTTCACAAGCGTCGTGCCGAGAATACCCTTGCACGTGTTCTTCAAGTAGTGATACAGCGGGTGCTCGTGCTCGCCGTTGACACAGACCTTCTCCATAATAGGGAACTCAGCCTTGAAACGCGTGCAGGCGAAACttttcacctcctcctccgttccAGGCTCCTGACCGGCGAACTGGTTGCACGGGAACGCCAGTACCATGAAGCCGAGATGCTTGTACTTGTTGTATAGCGCCGTGGCTGTCTCGTAGCCGCCCTTGGTGAAGCCGCACTTGCTGGCTACGTTGTAGATGAGAAGCGGGTGCCCCTTGTGCTGGCCAAGGTCGTATGGCTGGTGGTCGCTGCCATTGACCTTGAAGTCGTAGATAGACATGGTGCTCtggggcgagagagaaaggagaaagGCAAGAAGTATCGTATTGAAAAGAGACAGAAGAGAGTTCCAAGAGCGagtggggaggagaggaggagtcGTTGTCGCTCTAGTCGTAATAGTATCAGTAAAGGTGGTCGAAGCACCAACGGAAACTAAAAGAAGACAGACTTCGTATACGTctatacgtgtgtgtatatatatatatatgtatatacgtATAGGTGTAACAAACACGCAAGATAACGTTGCcgatggaggagggaagcCGAAGTCTCGGGGAGCTGGTGGGCGAGTGGGTATCGCACAGCAGTCTCTGTGTGTTCAtgtacgcgtgcgtgtgtgtgtgtgtgtgtgtgtgtaagagGAGGGATTGAAGGGAtgggaggaaggagggaaagaggaTGATgcatacacgtacacacacacacacactagcGGGAAcgcagaggggagggtgagagTGCGAAGAAAAACGCTGCGCGTGATGCGCGTCCTTCTCAACGCCACAACACCTTCGTAGACACGGTTGTAATCCATTCCCCTTGTTGCGGGTGCTCATACGCCCTTTCCATACACCGCGAATGGCTTCTGTtcgtgccgccaccgcaactCCTCCATCTTCTtgcctcttctctgtgcgtgtgcggggcTCCTCAGCACTGTTCTCTGCCCAGCCATCCTCCTTGCTTGTCGTTTCGCCGACTAAAGAACGGCGCTGGATGTGCGGGCGCCGTCGTCTTCACGGCATCTTCTtcgaaggggagggggccgggGCCCAAaacagcgctgctgcacgcgagCAGTTGAGTggggagaggcagaagaCACGGATGCCGAGtgaagggggaaggagaaggaggaggggggggcggatTGGACACGGGAGAAGGGCGCGACATTGCCACACCACCGAGTACTTTGCCGCTTGCTTAGGTGCGGGGCGGAGATGATCGGTACGGGGAAACCAACGCATACACAAGCcctgccacacacacacgtacacgcacaccagtGAGCAGTGTGAGGGTCGGCTGTGAtgcgctcgagtcacgccgGCACGCCGCCCgtcacatggatggcacaacCGAGCTCACGGTCGCACGTCGCcccgacgcggcgccgcccaggACCTGTCCAcagacatcagcagcgatacatcgctctaGCCTCGCTACGTCGTGGGCGCTTGagcctgccaccaccagaagcggtTCGACACTTTTGGTAgggggatggaggagggagggggtggggggtcTCATCGGCTTCCTCCCGcacagaggggaggggtgcactGGACCCTGTTGGCACCACACtctgatgtgtgtgtgtgtgtgtgggtgggtgtccacccaccccctcttgCCATGAtgggcaccaccaccgaaCGCACCAGGAAAGAAACACGCAAAGGTCCTGGCAAGGAGGGGCTCTGTCcatcccttccctcctcttcgtttGTATTGCCCGCTTCACTTggcgtgtgccggtgcgcctCTTTTGCtcggcgcgcgtgcacgtctTGACGCTTTTCGCGCTCCCGCTTAtgtgtggtgtgcgcgtgtctaTGGGagagtgtgcgtgcttgtctCCTGCTGCCTGACCTCAACAGGAACAACCTAAAGGAGAGCATTCTCTGTCGCGTGGTAGCCGTCCACGCCGGAAACGTGCGCGCCCCAACAGCTGTTTGATGGCAACGCGCGCGTTTCCCGTGAGGGGCATCACATTACGACAGACGGCCGCGACACAATACTCTGGCGCTGGAGCGAGGTCGACACCGCCGACGTCAGCGTTGACgcggaaggagggggagggggaggtcaGGGTGCCACAAACGATGGCGTTCGCTCCCTCGCTCTTGTCATCAACTCGAACACGCTCACCAAagcgcgcgcctgcacccGAGAGCCTCTGCACACACCCCACACCGGACCacgaggaaaagaaaagacgGCACAGGTGTCCCAGGCGTCGCTCCGCTCTGCACTTTCCCGCTCCAgacctgcgtgtgcgcacacagcGGGAGATGACCGGCTGCTTGCTGGCTTACTCAATCATATGTgcggcgtttttttttctgggggggggggttaaACGGCAAGCTACACACAAGAGACACATGGTGAGCAGGGAGGCGTGTCGTGGAAGGAGGGCTTCGGTGGAGATGGAGGTGAGCGACCGCCAACAACAGTACTGCACCTGGAAACGAGCGAAGAGAACCGCACGCGAACCCATCGGCACGATCCAAAGGCGCCAAGGACAGGTGCATAAGTGCGACaatatatctatatatagatacatatctatatctatatatatatatatatagagttatgtatatatatatatatatagatatagatatgtatatatatagatatgtATAGATATCGTGCAAAGATCGCCAAGGAACGAGAAGAGTGGAAAAGGGCGTCGATAGGGTAATACAAGCACGGCTCGTCACGCCGTCAGGCACGTGACCGCACTGCAACACCAGCAGACATATACACAACCAATGCGAGATGGACGAGGCAACAAGTATTtgaaaaagagaaaagacATTATAAAGCAGTGCTTAgacgccgacacacacgcacaaacactcGCAAGCGCACtcatgcacgcgtgcgttCGTGGgtgctctgtgtgtgcaacGGGCAAGACGGCTTCCCTGTTAATGATCTCCCGCCTCTGCGGGGAGCTTTTCCCTGGCActgtgagggaggggggagggtgccAAGCGCGTTGCAGAGGCGTTCCCACCCAACTCCTCCCTCTATTTACAATAAGGAGTACTGCGTCGTGACCTCGTAGGGCCAcacgctgcactgcacctCGCCGATGTGCCTCTTTCGGAGCATGAACATAACTGTGCGGCTCTGGCCGATACCGCCGCCGATGGTTTGAGGTAGGTCTCCGTTCAGCACGCACTGATGCCACCTGCACTTGAGGCGGTCGCTGGTGCCGGTGATCtccagctggcggcgcagcgcctcctggTCAACACGGATGCCCATGCTGCTCAGTTCGAGCGCATCATTGAGAACCGGGTTGTACACCAGGATGTCGCCGTTAAGGCCCTGCAAGGACATGATAGTATTCACCGAGGGCTTCTCGTCGTCGGCAGTCGGAAAGCCGATCTTGGAGGAGTCGACGGACACCGGCGACGACCAGTCATCGTAGTCCGGAGCACGCGCGTCATGGTGGTCGCCGTGGCTCAGCTTGCACCCGATGCCGATCAGGAACACCGCTCCGAACTGCTTGACGGCTTCCAGCTCGCGCGACTTGGGGTCCAGCTCCGGGTagcgcttcagcagctgctcggcgtGCACGAACGTGATCGAATCCGGCAGAATCGGGGCAATGTCCGGGAACTCGGTGCACAAGCGCCTCTCcgtctcgcgcagcacctcgtagAGAGAGCGAACGGTGGCCTGCAGGTACTCGAGGCAGCGGTCCGCCGGCGCTATCACGCGCTCCCAGTCCCACTGGTCGACGTAGACGGAGTGGATACTATCCAGGGTTTCTTCGACACGCAGGGCGTGCATGTTGGTAAAGATGCCCCTGCCAACGGGGAACTTGTGATTGCCGAGGGTCATGCGCTTCCACTTGGCAAGCGAGTGCACTACCTCGTAATTCTCCCCCGGGATCTCTTTCAcgtgcacctgcaccgccttCTCCACACCCGAGAGGTTGTCCTGTGTGCCATCGCCGACGCGCGCGAGTATGGGGCCCTCCACCTGGATCAGGTTCAAGGCATTGGCGAGCTCCTCGGCGAAGATCGTTTTCACCCTCAAAATGCGGGTCTGGAGATCAATGTACGCCTGCGGATCGGACGACATGGCCGGCAGTGAACGCAAcaataaaaaaaaagatgaaTGGAGAAGGGGTTCAATAGAAGGGCTTGGTGACGCAAGAGAGTGAGGCGTGTTAAGCTGGATACGTATGCGGACGAGTTCCTcgatgtgtgcgcgtgtgatggtggtggtggtgctagCGTGATGTGTGGGTACGGCAGCGCAAAAGAAGGCGAAGCAACAAGAAGATCAAGACCAAGtcgctgaggaggagggcaagggGGAGAGAGTCCGGGTTAGgtggggtgtgtgggtgggtggagcaCATGTGCAAAGGTggcccccttccctcccccccacacacacacagacagcgaaggaggggcggggggcgggTGAGACTCTTCCGTCCCCTCTGCCCATCTGCGCGCATGGAACTACCCGCCATGCACATCATCAGCATCAACAACAGCAGGTGCTTCAGCGCTGCCAAACCGTTTAGAGCAtgcgcctctccctcactcgGTAGCGGCCCTCAGCAAAGAGCAGAAATCACAGTAGGGtgagaggaaaagagaagacagcgaggagggaagagggaggagatcGACAGCGCTGTGTGTGCCGCCattcttcccccccccttccactATACTCTCCTATCAAACAGTCGTGCATGTTTCTGTTGCCCTGTAGCATCGTTAACAGTATCACTCCGAGtgaaa from Leishmania major strain Friedlin complete genome, chromosome 26 carries:
- a CDS encoding putative aspartate--ammonia ligase, which encodes MSSDPQAYIDLQTRILRVKTIFAEELANALNLIQVEGPILARVGDGTQDNLSGVEKAVQVHVKEIPGENYEVVHSLAKWKRMTLGNHKFPVGRGIFTNMHALRVEETLDSIHSVYVDQWDWERVIAPADRCLEYLQATVRSLYEVLRETERRLCTEFPDIAPILPDSITFVHAEQLLKRYPELDPKSRELEAVKQFGAVFLIGIGCKLSHGDHHDARAPDYDDWSSPVSVDSSKIGFPTADDEKPSVNTIMSLQGLNGDILVYNPVLNDALELSSMGIRVDQEALRRQLEITGTSDRLKCRWHQCVLNGDLPQTIGGGIGQSRTVMFMLRKRHIGEVQCSVWPYEVTTQYSLL
- the TDPX gene encoding type II (glutathione peroxidase-like) tryparedoxin peroxidase, with translation MSIYDFKVNGSDHQPYDLGQHKGHPLLIYNVASKCGFTKGGYETATALYNKYKHLGFMVLAFPCNQFAGQEPGTEEEVKSFACTRFKAEFPIMEKVCVNGEHEHPLYHYLKNTCKGILGTTLVKWNFTAFLVDKDGHAVCRFAPGATVSEIEKKLLPLLQADSGDAKVLPSTQS
- the TDPX gene encoding type II (glutathione peroxidase-like) tryparedoxin peroxidase, with the translated sequence MLRLPPFPRAAAAAQASSIYDFKVNGSDHQPYDLGQHKGHPLLIYNVASKCGFTKGGYETATALYNKYKHLGFMVLAFPCNQFAGQEPGTEEEVKSFACTRFKAEFPIMEKVCVNGEHEHPLYHYLKNTCKGILGTTLVKWNFTAFLVDKDGHAVCRFAPGATVSEIEKKLLPLLQADSGDAKVLPSTQS
- the TDPX gene encoding type II (glutathione peroxidase-like) tryparedoxin peroxidase, which translates into the protein MLRLPPFPRAAAAAQASSIYDFKVNGSDHQPYDLGQHKGHPLLIYNVASKCGFTKGGYETATALYNKYKHLGFMVLAFPCNQFAGQEPGTEEEVKSFACTRFKAEFPIMEKVCVNGEHEHPLYHYLKNTCKGILGTTLVKWNFTAFLVDKDGHAVCRFAPGATVSEIEKKLLPLLQAAASSKI